Part of the Desulfocurvibacter africanus subsp. africanus DSM 2603 genome is shown below.
TTAAAGCAACTTGCAATTCTAGTGAGCGTTGTTAGCTGGTCTGCATGCCAATAGCATCGGAAGAAAAAAGACGGCTGGCCCTGGATGCCCTGAATGATGGCGAGCACCCAAAGGTGGTCGCCAGGCTTTTCCAAGCTGGCGTGAGTTCAGTCTATCGCTGGATGAGACAAAACAAGACCGGCCAGATTGGACCCAGGCCCACTGGCAACAGACCGCGCTCACTTGGGCAGGAAGAAGAAAGCAGGCTTCTTGAGCTGGTCAAACAAAAGCCGGACATGACCTTGGAAGAGCTTAAGGCTGCATTGAACTTAAGCTGCCATCCTTCGACCATTCATAGGACGCTCAAGCGCTTGGGTTTGAGTTTCAAAAAAAACTCTGCGTGCCGACGAGCAAGAAAGAGATGATATCAAGGTCGCACGCGTGACGTGGTCGTCCCTGCAAGCAGATACAGATTCCCGCCGTTTTGTCTTCATTGATGAGTCTGGTGCAAAGACGAACATGACCAGGCTGCGAGGACGTGCATTTGGCGGCAAGCGTTGCCATGACCATGCTCCGGGAGGGCACTGGAATACCACGACCATGATCTCCTCAATCCGGCTTGATGGAGAGGTCGCGTGCATGGCCATCAAAGGCGCGACAACAGGACGCGTGTTTCGGGAATACATCCGCACAATTTTAGCCCCGACGCTTAGACCTGGGGATATCGTAGTGGCTGACAACCTGTCAGCCCATAAGGACAAGCAAGCTCAAGAACTTATACGGCAAGCTGGAGCCGAGTTCTGGTGGCTGCCTGCGTACTCGCCGGACCTAAACCCCATCGAACAAATGTGGAGCAAGGTGAAAGAGAGCCTCCGAAGCGCGAAAGCACGCACTCAGGAGGCTCTTTATGCAGCAATCGCAGCAGCCCTTGACCTGATCACTCCTGAGAATGCCAGAGGATGGTTCAAAGCCTGTGGGTATTCTCAGCTTAATTGCAAAGTGCTTTAAAACGCCCGCTCCGGCGTTGACGGCGCAAGTGAATTGCGCCTACGCCTACACGGCGGCAAGCCATGCCGACGCATGGCTTGCAGAGCATTTTCAAAAGCAAAATGCTCTAACCTGACAACCAATTCAACAAAGGTGTGTCAGGGCAGGTCGGCAGTGGATAGACTTGTTTTCCGGCATCACAGCAAGCGCAGCCCAGGATGTGGCAGGCTGCCCCTGGCTCGCTCCGTGGCAGTCGACAAACTTCTAAATGGTAAGACTTAGAATTATAAGGTGGCGCACCAAATAATTTGTGCGCCACCTTATTGAGCCTAGCTGCGCTCGAAAAGACAATTAAGCGACTAGAAGTTCCAGGCCAAGCCCACGGTATAATCCAAGGTACTTGGCGAAATTGACTCCTCGGTGCCACTTAAGGGGCCACCAACATATTCAAGTTCGTATGCGGCGTAGGCAGTGTAGGCAATTTCCGCGCGGGCGATGAGGTGCTTCGTTATTGCGAACTCATAGCCACCGCCCACGGTGAATCCAGGCAGTACCGGGCTCTCCTCTTCATCGTCGACAGCATAGCCAGTATCATTCCTGTAGTCGAAACCTGCAATCCGCAGTCCGACCAGGCCGTAGGCCAAATGGCGATCTGCAATGACGCCACCCAGGCGGGCTTTCACACCAAGGGACCAATTCATATCTAGGGACTCGTAGTAATGACCCTGGTAATAATCGAATTCTCCGTCCATGCCATGATACATGGCGTCAGTTTCCCAGCCCAGGTAGAAGACGTTCTTGATGGTGCGGCCATAGCCCAAGTAAGCACCGGCAACGAATCCAGAATCGTCAGCTTCGTCATCGAGCGAGCCGCCCCCGCCCAAGTCGTACTCCACATCGACATCGTAGGACTCAAGGCCAGCCTTTGCTCCGATGTAGAAGCCGTCGAACGGGGTGTCTCCGGCGTGGGCTAGCACAGGTAGTAGGACAAGGCACAAGACAAGCAAAATGCGTTTCATGTACATCCTTCCTTTGAGATAAAAATATAAGCGTAATGCTAAAATTATAGTCTTTAACAATGAAGAAGGCAAATATGTTTACGATTCGTAGCATATTGCCAGATATGATTAGTTCACAATAAATGGATTATGCATTGCACAGGGAACTCCAGCGGACCTGGAGCACATGTAGATCAAAAAACAGGACCCATGGAAACAGATATCACATAGAGGAGGCATAGGGAGTGGATAGCGTGGGCAGGGGAGAGGGCAAGGGGGCTTGTCTAACGTAATGCGGACAAATTGCGGACAGTAGGCCAAAAAGAAAAGGCGGGCCGAAGCCCGCCATGTGATTACGAATCAGCTGCTCTACCAACTGAGCTACGCTGGCGAAGTCGCGAAGGGCCTTTTATATCAAGGGCTCGCAGCTGGTAAAGAGCAAATCGCTATTACCTGGGGAAAAGCGACTTCTGGAACCCCGTAAGCTGCCTTGCGGACTGCGCGTTCCCCTTCGGCACCGGGCGAACGGCTCAGCCTGTGGAAGTCATATTCACAGATGCAAACAGGCTACAGCTTGGCGGCACGCTCTCGGCGCAGCCAATCATACCAGGGCGCAAGACCTTCGCCCGTGCGGCAGGACACAGGGAATATCGCCAAGTCCTTGTTGAGCCTGCGAGCATGGCCCTTGGCCTTTTCCAGGTCGAAATCCACGTAGGGCAGCAAATCGACTTTATTGAGGACCATGGCCTTGGAGATATGGAACATGAGCGGATACTTCTCGGGCTTATCATCGCCTTCGGCTACCGAGAGCAGCGTTACCTTGGCGTCTTCTCCCAGATCGAACTCCGCCGGACAAACCAAATTGCCCACGTTCTCGATGAACAGGATGTCCAGGCCATCGAGCTCGATACTCTCAAGAGCGGCCTGGATCATATTGCCGTCAAGATGGCAGCCGCCATCGGTGTTGACTTGTACGGCTTGGGCGCCGGTGGCGGCCACGCGCCGCGCATCGTTGTCAGTCTGCAGGTCGCCTTCGATGACCGCCATGCGGAACTCAGCCTTCAAGTCGCGCAGGGTTCGCTCCAGCAAGGAGGTCTTGCCCGCGCCGGGCGAGCTCATGAGATTGAGCACCAGAACTTTTTTTTCGTCGAAACGGCGCTTGAGGTCTTTTGAAATGCGCTTGTTAGCCTCAAGGAGGTTTCGGACAATGGGTATCTCCATGTCAAACGCACCTTTGCATCCCAAGGCTCATTCGGCCTCGAGGTTTTCGATGTACAATTCCTTGCCGCTCAGCACCTCATGGCCGAACTCCTCACCGCATTGCGGGCAGATCATGAGCAGCAGGGTCGCATCCTCCGGCTCAAAAGTGATCCCGCATTGCTTGCAGCGAACCTTGAGCGGTACTTCCTCTGTCACAAGCTCGGCGCCTTCAAACGGTGTTTCGAGGGTCAGGGCCTGCCAGGCGAAGTGCAGGGCCTCGGGCACCACGTTGGCCAGTCGACCATGCATGACCTTGACCTTGAGCAGCTTGGTGACGCCGTGCTTCTTCATTTCCTGGTCGACGATATCGATCAGGCTCTGGGCGATTGACATCTCGTGCATGGAGCAACTCATAAAGCAGTTTCAGCGGCCCGTAAAGCCAAGTCATGGCCATAACTTGCCCACAGTTGGTCCTGTCGCCGCAGTCACCGGTTTGAACCAAGCCTCGGCCTGGAAGAATTGCCAGTTCAGCTCTGAAAAGGAGTTCAAGGCAGAGCATGGAACTGCGGGGCTGGAAATGGATTCCGTCTGCTCAAGATCAGAATGAGGCCAAGGCGGCCAGAATCGTCGCCAACGCAAAACCGGCAGCCAGATCTCTGGCCACCCACGGCATGCGCGCTTGCCAGGCCTCGGGCGCATCAAGCCCGCGACCGGCCAGAGCCAAGGTCTGATCCCAGGTCTTCTGGGCCAGTGCGCGCAAAGATGCCTGCAACAGCAGGATCAGGCGACTGTGGGCAGGCAATCCATGGCAGCGCAGGCCGATTACCTGCCTGATCTGAGCGAATGTCTGCCCAATGAGCGGGAGAAAATGGATCATGAGCGCCAGTGCCAAAGCGGGCTGCCAAGTCCAGCGTCCCAGCGGGCGCAGATACCAGCTCACGGCCAGCCCCAGCGAGCGTGGTGAGGAGGAGGCCGACAGAATCAGACCCGTGGCCAGCAAGGTGTACAAACGCATGGCTAAAAATCCAGCTTCGGCCAGATTCTGATCCAGGGGCAAGTCCGCGATCGCACCGACAAGGATCTTGAGGCCGGTCCAGATGCTCAGAAACAGAAGGTAGCTCTTGAATGCCAGCGAGAATACCGGTCCAAGCCGCGCAGCCACAAACATGGCGGTCAGGCCCAAAGCGTAGGCAGCCACTCCTACGGGACCGGCAACCCATATAAGCACGGCCAGCATCAGCCCCAGGGCGATCTTCAGGCGCGGATCAAAGGTCCGTATGAACCTTTGCACGCGTTACTCCCATGGCCTGACGCCCAAGCCGGCCTGCCAGGAGCACGGCGGACGCACGTGGTGCCCGGCCAAGAGAGGGAAAACCTCCGCAGCCGTGCCCCACGCGACCAGTCTGCCTTTCTCCAGCACGGCCCACAAGTCGGCGATATCGGCGAGAGGTTCAATGTCATGCGCGGAGATGACCTGCGTCAGTTTGGCCGCCTTATTGGCGAGGAGTACTGAGCGCATTTCGCGCATGCCCGGATAGTCCAGTCCGCTGAAGGGCTCGTCCAGGAGCAGGAGCTTCGGTTTCCGGCGCAGGGCGGCCGCAATGCACAGCTTTCGTTTCTGGCCCCAGGACAGAACCTGCACAGGTTCTTCCCACAATTCTTCAAGGTAAAAACTTGCAGCAAGGCGCCTGGCTTCGGCCATGCCTACAGCATCTTCGGGATCAAGTCCGAGGCACAAGTCTTCGCCCACCGTGGCGCCAAGAATCTGCAAATCCGCATCCTGAACAACCAACCCGCTCAGGAGGCGGATGGCCTTCTCTTGCCCCGGAGAAGCATATCCGGCTACGCTCAAACTGCCCGTATCGGGCACATACAAGCCGGCCAGCAAGGACAGCAATGTGGATTTGCCGCTGCCGTTGGCTCCAACCAGCGCCAGGGTCAGACCGCGCTCAAGACGTAGGGATATGCCCTGGAAGACCTTGGTCCGGTCGTATGTGAAGTGGATGTCGGCGAGATGGATCAAGTTGGAAGCAGCCTGCTTCGGCTCATATAGCGCTGGGTGACGATGGCCAGCACCAGCTTGATGATGTCGAGCGGCGCGAAGGGAGCCACTCCGATGGTCAGGGCCTCGTCCCAGCCTATGCCAAGCATGCTCTTGAGTTGCA
Proteins encoded:
- a CDS encoding IS630 family transposase yields the protein MTWSSLQADTDSRRFVFIDESGAKTNMTRLRGRAFGGKRCHDHAPGGHWNTTTMISSIRLDGEVACMAIKGATTGRVFREYIRTILAPTLRPGDIVVADNLSAHKDKQAQELIRQAGAEFWWLPAYSPDLNPIEQMWSKVKESLRSAKARTQEALYAAIAAALDLITPENARGWFKACGYSQLNCKVL
- a CDS encoding energy-coupling factor ABC transporter ATP-binding protein, with translation MIHLADIHFTYDRTKVFQGISLRLERGLTLALVGANGSGKSTLLSLLAGLYVPDTGSLSVAGYASPGQEKAIRLLSGLVVQDADLQILGATVGEDLCLGLDPEDAVGMAEARRLAASFYLEELWEEPVQVLSWGQKRKLCIAAALRRKPKLLLLDEPFSGLDYPGMREMRSVLLANKAAKLTQVISAHDIEPLADIADLWAVLEKGRLVAWGTAAEVFPLLAGHHVRPPCSWQAGLGVRPWE
- a CDS encoding outer membrane protein, giving the protein MKRILLVLCLVLLPVLAHAGDTPFDGFYIGAKAGLESYDVDVEYDLGGGGSLDDEADDSGFVAGAYLGYGRTIKNVFYLGWETDAMYHGMDGEFDYYQGHYYESLDMNWSLGVKARLGGVIADRHLAYGLVGLRIAGFDYRNDTGYAVDDEEESPVLPGFTVGGGYEFAITKHLIARAEIAYTAYAAYELEYVGGPLSGTEESISPSTLDYTVGLAWNF
- a CDS encoding hydrogenase maturation nickel metallochaperone HypA produces the protein MHEMSIAQSLIDIVDQEMKKHGVTKLLKVKVMHGRLANVVPEALHFAWQALTLETPFEGAELVTEEVPLKVRCKQCGITFEPEDATLLLMICPQCGEEFGHEVLSGKELYIENLEAE
- the hypB gene encoding hydrogenase nickel incorporation protein HypB: MEIPIVRNLLEANKRISKDLKRRFDEKKVLVLNLMSSPGAGKTSLLERTLRDLKAEFRMAVIEGDLQTDNDARRVAATGAQAVQVNTDGGCHLDGNMIQAALESIELDGLDILFIENVGNLVCPAEFDLGEDAKVTLLSVAEGDDKPEKYPLMFHISKAMVLNKVDLLPYVDFDLEKAKGHARRLNKDLAIFPVSCRTGEGLAPWYDWLRRERAAKL
- a CDS encoding helix-turn-helix domain-containing protein, which produces MPIASEEKRRLALDALNDGEHPKVVARLFQAGVSSVYRWMRQNKTGQIGPRPTGNRPRSLGQEEESRLLELVKQKPDMTLEELKAALNLSCHPSTIHRTLKRLGLSFKKNSACRRARKR
- a CDS encoding ABC transporter produces the protein MQRFIRTFDPRLKIALGLMLAVLIWVAGPVGVAAYALGLTAMFVAARLGPVFSLAFKSYLLFLSIWTGLKILVGAIADLPLDQNLAEAGFLAMRLYTLLATGLILSASSSPRSLGLAVSWYLRPLGRWTWQPALALALMIHFLPLIGQTFAQIRQVIGLRCHGLPAHSRLILLLQASLRALAQKTWDQTLALAGRGLDAPEAWQARMPWVARDLAAGFALATILAALASF